A stretch of DNA from Bactrocera neohumeralis isolate Rockhampton chromosome 6, APGP_CSIRO_Bneo_wtdbg2-racon-allhic-juicebox.fasta_v2, whole genome shotgun sequence:
TAATATGACGCATAGCGAAGTCTAATTCCTGCTACATAATATTGGAGAAAACATTTTCatcaattattgaaataattttttttaactccgAAAGACTCCAAATTACTCCGAAAAAACTCATAATTATCCCGAAACtattatttctttgaaattatgcaggaaaatattctttaaaagaGAAACCTTTATATACAGTTAttcgaacaatttttttaaagtcctatAAATTCGGAATTAGAAAATTCTAGAAAACTCAGAATCATaccgaaaataatatttgaaggaAATTATGCGttgccaaaaataattttggtcaCATAAAGTTGGTGGAAATATTTTCAgcaattattcaaaaaaattttgaattccgAAAAACTACGAATTACTCCGAAAAACTCAGAAGAATTTTAAAGctattatttcaatgaaatagtgaaagaaaataattattagaaCTAAAACTTACTCCGAACATATTATTAAATAGCTACTCGacttcatattttaatattcgaataattttcttaaatacgaAAAACTCCGaatattccgaaaaaatttagaGCCATTCCGAAATGATTATTTcgtaaaattgtgcaaaaatttcgttttgaataataataaattattaagtttTTCCAATCACTCCTTACAAACTCGAAAAAGATACTAGAAAAACGCTATTACACATTTGCGGGACGTGAAGTAAAGCAACTTTACATCTCTTTCTAGAATCTTCAGCCACAGATCAAAGACCACGCTCCGGAAAATCTTCGCGGCATGGTACATATTGATGGCACTGAAGTACGAATGTTGCTCGCACTCTGTGAAGTGGTTAACTGTACAGTAAATGCCGATACatgtaagcatatacatacatatgtgtatttcgATCAGAATGAGACTGGTCTTCCCTTTTTCATACCGAATAATAGCCGAAGATGATTGGGGCACATCTTATGCAAATCTGACGGCGGATGGTGTTTTCGGTTTGGTAACTTCCAGAAAAGCGCAATACGTTGTTGGTGCTTTATACTTTTGGTAAATTTAGTACTACCATCACTGCTTTTTTATCTCATATTTCTTTTGATTATGTTTTATTAGGCCCGATGATTATCGCTATTTGGATATGTCCTTATTTATTGGTCGTTCGGGCGTCACTTGCCTGGTACCGTCGCCACATCGTCTCACCAGCTGGTTGCTACCGCTACGTCCCTTTCAACTCACACTCTGGCTGGGCGTATTTGCCTGTCTGGGCGTTGAGGCGTTGGCGCTCTTTTTCACACGCCATCTAGCGCCATCCGATACTGAACCACAATATGGTTTAATGGAGAGTTTTCAATTTGGTTACATAATGACACTAAAGCTATTCGTATCACAAGGTTCAGATTATGTAGTGAATTCACATACGGTACGCATGGTGCTCTTCGCTTGCTACATGATGGACACGATTGTGACGAGTGTCTATGGTGGTGGTCTGTCGGCGATATTGACCCTGCCGACGTAAGTCTCAGACTTGATATATTTTGTATccctatatttaaattttcattttcttgttAATAATGCTTAGATTGGAGGAAGCCTCGGATTCTGTGGAGCGTTTATATAGGCATGGCATACCGTGGACCGCCACATCACCTGATTGGGTTATTTCACTGAAAGGCGCTGATGATGATGTGAGTTGGGTCTAAATATTTGCTCTAGTAGATTTTGGTTTTCATGTTTAACTTTTCTGTTACTTGCAGCCGATGGTGGAAAAGCTTTTGCAAAAATACCATGTTTACACATACGAGCAACTAACGGAATTTGCGAAGACGGAGAATATGGGCTTCATTTTGGAGCGATTGGCATTCGGTATGTTGTAAAGAAGAAGAgcgtgaaaaattctaattaccAATATGACCATAAATATCACACTTTCTATAAAAACTGGCGTAATAAAGATTTTATGATCACCTTTTTCTGGTAAAAGTATTATATCACATCATATGACTTACCTATGATATCGTGTTACGATTTTATGGAATTACAAATCTTTTTGATTTCGAAAACATTTAACCTCATGTAGAAACATATAAAATGTCGATATCAAATCATTCTGAGATCATACCACCTAGTTTCTATATATTAAGACCTGATATCACATATAATATAAGCATTACGTCATTTGACAGCACTCGTAACTGATATATTGGATCACTTGACGTTTATTTGATTACAATTTAACTCTGATTTGGATTCATTTTATATGAAAGTGGTATTCACACattacaaaatatcaaaatatcacatgcaattattttataattctgTGCTTTTTGCAGCTTAAGGAAAATTTGGCAACATTTTAAAAGAACTTGATATTTAACACcatatgatataaaaatatcatatgacattttttataattatgtgtTAACACATAATATCAAAATATCACATGACTTTTATaattatgtgaaaattttaataaattttttccaaagcaGTGTTTGCACATCACATGAAAATATCACATGAAAAATATCACATGACCTTTTTTATAATCATGTGTTTTTGCTTAATTCAAATTCAGATTTATTTTACATGAAAATGGTATTCATACATCACGTGATCAAAAATATCatatgacatttttttaaatttatgtttttttttgtatttaattcaaatttggATTCATTTTAGTATTCACACATCTCATGACATTTTTTATATCTATAACTGTTACTCGTAGCTTAAccacctttaaaaaaaaaataaaaattatctgaaCTCAAAAATAACGTTATTGCaactgcaaatttaattttccacttgtatttcgtttttatttccccAGGTCATTTTGGCAACGTTGACTTTCTCACAGATGAATCCTTTAAACGCCTCAAGCTAATGATTGACGatatttattatcaatattGCTTTGCCTTCGTGCCACGCCTATGGGCTTTGCTGCCCAAATTGAATGATGTGATTATGCGAGTGCACTCAACCGGCTTGGATATATTCTGGGAGTGGGAAGTTGCTGCCACCTATATGGATGGCCAACAGCAGGAAGAGATACAGGCATCTATGTATATGGATTTCGATGTGGGTCCAGTTAAATTGGATATGGGAAATTTCATCGGTTTGGTATTGCCGTTAATAATTGGCGTTGTATTCAGTATCTTCGCTTTTATTGGCGAGCTGGTCTACTACAAGTATACGCAGAAGAAAGCACAAGCGGTGATACATGTAAACTGAGTTACATGTGTGAACCAAAGTGtgtagaataaaaatatagaagaaaagattgaagaagtgtaaaattaacaggaaataagttaaaaaagctTTTCACGCACTAATTGCTGCCCACGAAGTATTTGATAGCTGTTTCTTAGTCAGCTTCATATGACGCTTAGCATTACTTTAAGTTTTCGGAAGGTTTGTTATATATTTGTGATGATCTAAGATGACATTTCGTTGGTTATTTCTACATACTTTCAATTCTCAACTGGTTTATGACTTTTTTACAATAAAGCTTagtcaaataatttttagtggatatgaaaatttaataagctcctgattagaaataaatttctgGTTTGCATGCTCTCGAAATCATCAGCTCTACTACACCCAACTTTGCACAATATGACAACCATATATAGGCAACGAACTAATGAAGAGTGAAATGAGTTCAGCCACATGCACAAGCAACTCTCCTTAATCTGCATATGTTCTCACATATTCATAGAAAAGTAATACAAACAGACGGAACGCTATGCGCACATCATAAGCAAATTTCTAAGCAACACCGCCGCTAAGCTGGCATGCCGGATCCTTGAGCGCTTTATATGTGCGCTTTTCAGAACCCGCTCAACCGCCGCGCATCTGTGgttaatattttactttccCACCTAATCAATATAAACATGTTATGTGAAAGTGGTTGTGGAggcgaaaaaaatatgaatgcaCATTAGAGCAGATCCTGCACACAGCGAAAAGCGCTGATAAATTTCCACTGAAACGCACATGGTTATGTAGGCATATACCATAGTTGTGTGTACGCCAAAACGCTGCTGCAACATAGAGGCGAATACCGCGGCGAAAGTACTTTGAGTTGCTGTGGTGGCAACAAATCGAAAACTTCAGCTATTTCGCGCGCAGCTTTGTGGAGCGTTCAAGCGCAAATGCACCCGAAAACtttgatgcattttttcatttgtatgcAGCGTGGAGTTTAGCAGATGAATGATGTTTTCGTgcttatttctaatatttttttgggggaaaaagtTGCCTAACACTTTTGGTAAAcactattattaatttaaacatattttgtgtGAGATGTGAGAGATGATCATATTTAAGTGGTTTATATTAAGTTGAAGACCTTGTGTTGTCTATCATAGTTCAACATTTCAGAAGACTGAAATGTTCAGCACACTACGAGTACTTTTGAGTTACCTTATAGTTTCACAAATCAATACGTGGGCCTGTAGTGGCACATCACAACTCCAAAGACCGTCAATAGTTGCTATAAGTAGGTGAAAAGGACAACAACAGTATCATGTATATGAGAATCTGAGGATGTTCATAAAACTTTTAAGAGCTAAATTTTTGTTTCCTaaagaattttttgataaactcaatgaaaattttgtaagaCAAAGCAGcttttacggaaaaaattttacaatattccCCAATAATTTCCACAAAGTGTAATTTCGTTCCAAGGGAGTGACGTTGACGATTCTGAGAAAATTATACTAGGAGTGTTTTCACTCTTAATATCACAAATGAGAGAAAAACGGTATCTGGATCATTCTAAGAAAACTTTCACAGAGAGTGATCCCactcaatatattaaaaatgagtgaaaacaaTATCAGGATCTTTCTAAGAACACTTTCACTGAGAGTGGTCTCACccataatattaaaaatgagaGGAAAACGATAAATGGATATCTTTAGGAATACTTTCACTGAGAGTGATCCTACccagaatattaaaaattagagaAAAGCTGTATCTGGATCTTGCTAGGAACATTTTTACCGAGAGTGATGCCccaacaatattaaaaattagacaAAAACAATATCAGGATCTTTCTGGGAACACTTTTACTGAGAGTGATCCCATCCACAgtattaaaaaaagagaaaaacaatATCTGGATCTTTCTTAGAACACTTTCATTGAGAGTTATCCCACCCACAACATTAAAAGCGAAAGAAAAATTACCAAGTGGAGCTTCCATACTTCAATGGAATAAGAAAAAATGACTATTTACCATTTTTGGCTCACCTTATGGCATCGTATCCAGAAGTAAAAATAGTAGAgtcacaaaaaattgttttctaatattttatttttaccgaAATATGCCAAGTTTCTTCGCCATGGGTTAAATGCAATTATTCAAACTACATAAAGAGATCTAACCTCTTGTCTGACGATTTCCTGAGCTCTCTTCAGTATATCTCTACTTTTAGTTTAGCGtagctttattaaaaatatttgtcagCGTTGCTCGTTCTATTTccaaaataaatgccaaaacttcaaatatttaactgAAGAATAGAGAATTGAAATTTaagcaataatttttacttaattttttgtcaaatactttcaatattaataaaaaaatctttgcaACTAAAGCAGCAAACATATATCCTCAAAAGTATTTGTAATCttcgcgcacacacacaaacagctTGAACAACTTCCGTGGCAGCACAACAAGTATGCTCgagaaataa
This window harbors:
- the LOC126763546 gene encoding uncharacterized protein LOC126763546; protein product: MSLLSPAVNHWTTLLNFIIQTYFIDSHATCILWHHDFPFELQTPANGEFIQYINIWPDNLSQSLQQDIYNFTAFAETQLAYGMQPDALVQKLTIAIRESHCETFVAFQEDIPSFTRSFYNASRISVWRSLRNKFLFAYRKDLQQDTTPYFDDFLFTDQPNVLIVEAECGNCSTFALKTNKFIGPLAEHPEQLYVLDRYNGVEGKFELGVDLYMDKVQNLQGREVTVGIFDYRPFTVKDYNLQPQIKDHAPENLRGMVHIDGTEVRMLLALCEVVNCTVNADTSEDDWGTSYANLTADGVFGLVTSRKAQYVVGALYFWPDDYRYLDMSLFIGRSGVTCLVPSPHRLTSWLLPLRPFQLTLWLGVFACLGVEALALFFTRHLAPSDTEPQYGLMESFQFGYIMTLKLFVSQGSDYVVNSHTVRMVLFACYMMDTIVTSVYGGGLSAILTLPTLEEASDSVERLYRHGIPWTATSPDWVISLKGADDDPMVEKLLQKYHVYTYEQLTEFAKTENMGFILERLAFGHFGNVDFLTDESFKRLKLMIDDIYYQYCFAFVPRLWALLPKLNDVIMRVHSTGLDIFWEWEVAATYMDGQQQEEIQASMYMDFDVGPVKLDMGNFIGLVLPLIIGVVFSIFAFIGELVYYKYTQKKAQAVIHVN